The genomic interval CGGCGACGGTCGAGGCGCTGGACACGGCCGCAGGCTCGGTCGCGCTGCGGCTGGCCGACGGCCCCCGGATCGAGGCGCGATTGGCGATCGCCGCCGACGGCGCCGGCTCGGCACTTCGCCGCCTGGCCGGGATCGGTGCGCAGGCCCACGACTACGGCCAGAGCGGCGTGGTGGGATATGTGCGCGGCGAGCAGCCGCACGAGGACACGGCCTGGCAGCGCTTCCTGCCGACCGGCCCGCTGGCGCTGCTGCCCTGCGGCGACGGCAGCTGTTCGATCGTCTGGACCTTGCCGGCCGACGAGGCCGCGCGCGTGCGCAGCCTGGACGATGCCGCGTTCGCCGACGCGCTGACGCGCGCCGCGGAAGGGCGCTTCGGGCGGCTGACGCCGGTCTCGGCGCGGGCGGCGTTTCCGCTGCGTCGCCAATTGGTCGACAGCCAGCACGCCGGGCGCGTGCTGGTGGTCGGCGATGCCGCGCATGTGGTCCATCCGTTGGCCGGGCAGGGCGTGAATCTGGGACTGCGCGATGTGGCCGGCCTGGCGGAGACGGTGGCGCAGGCCCGCCGCCGTGGCGCGGTCTGGGACGCGCCGCACCGGCTGGCGCGCTGGGCACGTACCCGGCGCAGCGACAACACCGTCGCGGCCTACGCGTTCGACACCATCAACCGCGTCTATTCGACCGACGCGCTGGCACCGACGCTGCTGCGCAGCCATGCGCTGGGCATCGCGCAGGCGCTGCCGCCGCTGCGCAAGCTGCTGTGGGCGCGCGCCGCCGGTCGCTGAGCCGGCGCGGCGTCGCCTGCCTGCGGACGGCGACCTGCGCGGCCGCGTGGCTGGGCGCGGGGCCTGCGCGCGCGCTGCAGCAATGTCCTGCGATCAGCGACGACGCGGGCCTGTTCGTGTTTCTCGGGGGCGCCTGCCTCGTGCTGGCGGTCGTCGTCGGCAGTGCGGTGCCCTGGATGACGTTCCGCAGGCTCCGCGGGCGGCGGGCCGCCGTGGTCGCCTTCGGGATGCTGCTGGCGATCGTCGCGATGCTGGCGATCTGGGTCGCGGGCATCTGGGTCTGGGGCGCCTGGGCGGTCATGCGCTGCTGACTGGGCGATACCCGTTGTCGCGTCAGTCCGCCGGGGCGTGCGCCTTGCCCGTCCGCAGGCGGCGGATGCCCGACATCACCGCGACCGCCAAACCGCCGGCGACCACACCTACGACTGCGTTGATCAGCGTTGGCACCAACGCGCCGAGCACGGTTCCGACGGTCGGCAATGCGCCCAGGCCGGTCGCCGCTTCTTTGATCCAGGTCGACAGGTCGTGGAAGGCGTGGGTGATGATGCCGCCACCGACCAGGAACATCGCCGCGGTGCCGACGATCGCCAGGCCCTTCATCAACCAGGGCGCGGCGCGCAGGATCGCGCGGCCTGCCGCCTGCGCCGCTGCCGAGGTGCGGCGGGTCAGCGCCAGGCCGGCGTCGTCGAGCTTGACGATGCCCGCGACCAGGCCGTAGACCCCGGCGGTCACCAGCGCCGAGATGCCGACGAGCACGCCCAACTGGGTCGCGAACGGCTGACCGGCGACCGTGCCCAGGGCGATCGCGATGATTTCGGCCGACAGGATCAGGTCGGTGCGCACCGCGCCGCGGATCTTCTCGCGCTCGAACGCCACCGGATCGACATCGGCCGCGGCCAGTGCCGCGGTCCGTGCGGGTTTGTCGGCATCGTCGCGCGCGCGGTGCACGAGCTTGTGCAGGACCTTCTCGAAGCCCTCGTAGCACAGGAACAGCCCGCCGGCCATCAACAGCGGGGTGACCAGCCACGGCAGCCAGGCGCTGATCGCCAGCGCGCCGGGCACCAGGATCAGCTTGTTGCGCGCCGAGCCCTTGGCGACCGCCCAGACCACCGGCAGTTCGCGATCGGCCTGCACCCCGGTGACCTGCTGCGCGTTGAGCGCTAGATCGTCGCCGAGCACGCCTGCGGTCTTGCGCGCGGCGACCTTGGTCATCAACGCGACGTCGTCGAGCACGGTGGCGATGTCGTCGAGCAGGGTCAGCAGGCTAAAGGCCATCGCCAGGACGCCGAAAAAGGAAGGTCGGCGCGCAGTATCCGTCAACGCGGTGAGCGCGCAATCACGCGCTCGGGGACGTCACCGGGCCAGTGCGTAGGCGGCGAGCGCGAAGGCCAGCGCCGCGGCGGTCGCGGCGGCCACGGCCAGCCGGTTGGACAGCACCAGCCGGCGCTCCAGGCGCTCGGCGCCCAGTTGCAGCACCTCGATGGTCTTCTGCATGTCGGCGGCGAGCTTGGCGATCGAGTCGGCGTTCTGGCTCGCCGCGTCCTGCAGTTCGCCGATCTGCGCGTCGATCACATCGAGCCGCCGCTGCTGGCCGAGGTCGGCCTGGGGCGGCGTGCGGGTGAAGATCGGCCGTGCCAGCCGCACGATCTCGGGCAGGTAGGGGGCGACGGCGGTGATCCAGCCTGCGGCCATGGGGTGTCCTCCGGTGCGCGTCTACTCGACGCTGGCGTAGACCGTGATCTCTTCGCGGTCGTGGTAGAGCTGGCGGGCGCGCAGCGTCAGCGTCGCGTGCTCGCCGGCGTTGTTGGCGAACAGGTCCAGCGCCAGCAGTGTTTCCTGCCAGCGCTTCTTCATCGGCAGCTTGAGATTGAAGATCGCGTGCCGGCACCAGCCCTCGCGGAACCAGGTGGCCATGCGTTCGGCTACGCGGCGCGGCTGTTCGACCATGTCGCACACCAGCCAGTCGACCGGGCCGACGGGCTGGTAGCGGAAGCCGTCGACGCGGTGGTGGTCGACCAGGCCGGTGTCGAGCAGGTCGGCCTGCATCGGCCCGTTGTCGACTGCGACCACCCGCATGTGCTCGCGCGTCAGTACCCAGGTCCAGCCGCCGGGGGCTGCGCCCAGATCGACCGCGCGCATGCCGGGCTTGATGCGGGCGTTGCGCTCGCGCTCCGTCAACAAGGTCATGAAGGCCTCTTCGAGCTTCAGCGCCGAGCGCGACGGTGCTTCGGTGTGCGTGCGCAGGCGCGGGATGCCCATCGCCCACGGGGCGCTGTCGCCGACGACCGATTGCGCGATGAACGCGTGGGTACCGCTGACGAAGAAGACATGCAGGCGCGGGAAGCGCGCCTCGTCCTTCTGACTCAGGAAGCCGCGCTTGCGCAGCGCCGGACGCAGCGCGTTGCCGAAGCTACGCGCCAGGCCGGCGAGCTGCTTGCCGTCGTCGGAGTCGGGATGCTCGACGATCAGTTCGCCATGACGTCCGCGGCCCGCCAGCGCCTCGAAGATCGGCGTGATCCGGTCGCTCGGGTCCAGATCGCGCAGCTCCGCCAGCAGCATCAGCTTCTGGCGCGCGAAGATCAGTTCGCGGAACGGCAGTTCGTGAGTCAGGGCCGGGCCGTTGTCGGAATGGAACAGCACGTAGCCGTCGCCGCGCCTGGCCTGCGCATAGCCGGCGACGTGGACGCCGGCCGCGCGCTCGGTCAGCTCCGCGGCGAGATCGGATTCGAAGCCGGGGCGGCAGTAGCACAGCAGGCCGCTGACCGGCGGCGCGGTGTCGAGGTCCGGCTGGACCGGGTCGATGTCGTGCATGTCAGTACTTCGCTCCTTCGGATTCGCCGTAGGTGCGCAGCACCGTGCAGGCCTCGTCGCGCAACAGGTCGCGTACGACCGCAATGCCCCGCCCGGTCAGGGCGCCGACCCAGTCGTCTGGCAGCGGGCCTTCATCGAATGGGGTCAGCGCCTCGACGTCCTCGGCGCGCGCGCCGATCAGCAGCCGGTCGATGCCGGCCCACACCGTGGCGCCGTAGCACATGCAGCAGGGCTGCGAGGAGGTCGCAAGCGTCACCGGGCCGATGCGATCGTTGAGCCGCGGCGTCTGCAGCCGTTGCTGCGCCAGCATGTAGGCCATCGTCTCGGCGTGGGCGACCGAGCAGGTGTGCGGCATCACCCGGTTCACGCCGACCGCGATGATGCGGTCCTGGCCGTCGAAGACCGCGGCACCGAACGGACCACCGCTGGCGGCCTCGACATTGCGCCGCGACAGCGCGATCGCGAGCGCGACCTTGGCCTCGTCGCCGGGATAGGCGCGCGCCGTGTCGACATGCTCGTGGACCCAGGCGGGCAGGGTGAGGTGGACTTGTGCGTACAGCATTGCAGATACCTTGGAAGAAGCCAGGCGGCGAAGCCGCGGTCAGCGCGTGTGCACGCGCATCGGCGCCGCTTCGCAGCGGTTGGAGACGCAGCGGCAGGCCTCGATCTCGCGGAAGCCGCAGACCGAGGCCAGGCCGCGCGCGGCGCAGTCGGCTGCGACGGCCTGCGGATCGACCGCGGCGTCGCGATGGACGCAGGCCGGGTAGACGCCGCAGCAGTTGCCGACATTCTTGATCGCGCAGTCGGCATCGACGTTGCAGCCGGTGTCGGGGGCGAGCGGGTTGCCGGCCCCGACCGACAGCGCCGGCGGCGCGCCGGCGGGCACGCCTGCCGGCGGCGTGCTCGGTGCCTGCGGCGCGGCACAGGCACCGAGCACGAGGACCGACACGAGGGCGCAGAGGCCGAACAGCAGGGCGCGCAAATGATTCATCGGCGCGATGGTACCGCTCTGGCCCCGGTGGCGTGTCGAGCGCGCACGGCGGGCGCGCATCGACACGTCCCGACCATCAGCCGCCGGTCTTGGCCGATGTCCAGACGTCGCGCAAGGTGACGCTGCGGTTGAACACCGGTTTGTCGCTGGCGTGGTCGTAGCGGTCGGCGACGAAGTAGCCCAGCCGCTCGAACTGGAACGCCTGCTCGGGCGCGGCCTGCGCGGCGGCCGGCTCCACGTAGCCGGTGGTGCTGCGCTTGGAATCAGGGTTGAGATGGTCGCGGTAGGTCTTGCCGGTGGATTCGTCGTCG from Luteimonas sp. S4-F44 carries:
- a CDS encoding FAD-dependent oxidoreductase — its product is MSRRGVRDVVVVGGGVVGAACALALAGQDLDVVLVEARPPAGWTPADPDLRVYAFAHDNARLLAQVGAWDAVRAARAHPYRRMRVWDAGGGSELVFDADTLGMRELGWIIEHGLLVDRLWARLAAAGVEVRSPATVEALDTAAGSVALRLADGPRIEARLAIAADGAGSALRRLAGIGAQAHDYGQSGVVGYVRGEQPHEDTAWQRFLPTGPLALLPCGDGSCSIVWTLPADEAARVRSLDDAAFADALTRAAEGRFGRLTPVSARAAFPLRRQLVDSQHAGRVLVVGDAAHVVHPLAGQGVNLGLRDVAGLAETVAQARRRGAVWDAPHRLARWARTRRSDNTVAAYAFDTINRVYSTDALAPTLLRSHALGIAQALPPLRKLLWARAAGR
- a CDS encoding DUF808 domain-containing protein; the protein is MAFSLLTLLDDIATVLDDVALMTKVAARKTAGVLGDDLALNAQQVTGVQADRELPVVWAVAKGSARNKLILVPGALAISAWLPWLVTPLLMAGGLFLCYEGFEKVLHKLVHRARDDADKPARTAALAAADVDPVAFEREKIRGAVRTDLILSAEIIAIALGTVAGQPFATQLGVLVGISALVTAGVYGLVAGIVKLDDAGLALTRRTSAAAQAAGRAILRAAPWLMKGLAIVGTAAMFLVGGGIITHAFHDLSTWIKEAATGLGALPTVGTVLGALVPTLINAVVGVVAGGLAVAVMSGIRRLRTGKAHAPAD
- the rlmM gene encoding 23S rRNA (cytidine(2498)-2'-O)-methyltransferase RlmM produces the protein MHDIDPVQPDLDTAPPVSGLLCYCRPGFESDLAAELTERAAGVHVAGYAQARRGDGYVLFHSDNGPALTHELPFRELIFARQKLMLLAELRDLDPSDRITPIFEALAGRGRHGELIVEHPDSDDGKQLAGLARSFGNALRPALRKRGFLSQKDEARFPRLHVFFVSGTHAFIAQSVVGDSAPWAMGIPRLRTHTEAPSRSALKLEEAFMTLLTERERNARIKPGMRAVDLGAAPGGWTWVLTREHMRVVAVDNGPMQADLLDTGLVDHHRVDGFRYQPVGPVDWLVCDMVEQPRRVAERMATWFREGWCRHAIFNLKLPMKKRWQETLLALDLFANNAGEHATLTLRARQLYHDREEITVYASVE
- a CDS encoding nucleoside deaminase, whose translation is MLYAQVHLTLPAWVHEHVDTARAYPGDEAKVALAIALSRRNVEAASGGPFGAAVFDGQDRIIAVGVNRVMPHTCSVAHAETMAYMLAQQRLQTPRLNDRIGPVTLATSSQPCCMCYGATVWAGIDRLLIGARAEDVEALTPFDEGPLPDDWVGALTGRGIAVVRDLLRDEACTVLRTYGESEGAKY